GGAGCGATGAGACCTTGGGACGTGATCGGAACGGATGCTCCGGCTAACCTGTACCAGGCCATCAAGGTGGCAAGCAGCAATAAAACAAAATGGTTTGGTACGGTACTGATGCTTAACGACGTGATCTATGCGGCGCGTGAAGTAACGAAGACAAACGCGCATCGTCTGGATACGTTTGATGCCCCGATGTTTGGCGCACTTGGCTATGTAGATGATCCGGCTGTGCGGATTTACCGTGCGCCTGCAAGAGCGATCAAAGCCGGCACGGACGGATGGGCAACCCCGTTTGATCTGAAAACGATCTCCAAGGACAGCCTTCCAGTTGTCGAAATTGCTTATAGCTATCAAGAGGCAGGCGGCGGCGCAATCCGCGGATTTGTTGAAGACGGCGCGAAAGGGATTGTAACGGCGGGAACCGGCGCTGGCGGCATCTCTTCGAAGATGAGTCAGGCGCGTTCGGCAGCGATTCAAAAAGGCGTAGTATTTGTTACGACAACCCGGACAGGCTCCGGTACGATGTATGACAGCGGAACAAGCGCAACGATTGGCGGGGATAACCTGAATGCGGCGCATGCCCGTATGCTGCTTCTGCTTTCGTTGGCATTCACAAGCGACTTGCCGACTATCCATTCCTGGTTCCAATCGTTTGGTACGGGAGATGTTGAAATTTCGGTAGACGAGAATACGGTCTTGAAAACTTCAATTGAAGAAGAAGCGTTAGTGGAAGAGCCGGTTGTAGAGGTACCGGCATCGGAAGAGCCTTCCGTTGAACCTTCGGCTGAACCGTCTGCCGAACCGGTAGAGACGGAGCCGGTAGAATCCGTACCTGCAGTAGAAGAGCCTGTTGGCGTGAAATAAACAGGAACCGTACACGAAGGGAGGGTAACCGGATATGACTGTCATCAGCAATAATCGAATGCTGCGGAGATTTCTCTCTCCCCTGCTGATCCTAGCGCTTCTTTCCGGCTTTATGGGGTATGCGCGAGCGGCGGAAGAAGCAGCTCCACAGCTTCCTACTTTTGATATACCCGCCTTATCGGCGGAGTCGATAGCTTCATCGCTGCCCAATATTATGGTCGTTGCAACCGGAGGTACAATTGCCGGTGCGGCATCTCGCGGCGATAAAACAAACTTCCAGAACTATGCGGCCGGCACGTACAAAATGGCGGATATGGTCGCTCAGCTTCCCACGCATAAAAATGCCGACGTCTCGACTTTCCAATTCGGCAATAAAGGTTCGGGCGGCTATTCGATGAAGGATCTCTACGATCTGTCCCTGGCCGTCGACCAAGCTCTTGAAGTTTACGATGGCGTTGTGGTTACAACGGGTACGGATACGATGGAGGAGATCGCTTATTTCCTTGATTTGACCGTGCGCAGCGAGAAACCGGTTGTAGTGACCGGAGCTATGCGGCCATGGGATGTTATCGGAACGGACGGCCCGGCAAACCTGTATCAGGCAATTAAGGTGGCGGCAAGCAACAAGACCAAATGGTACGGCACGGTTATTATGCTGAACGATGTCATTCAGGCAGCGCGCGAAGTAACCAAGTCGAATGCCCATCGCCTCGATACCTTTGATACTCCGATGTTTGGAGCGCTTGGATATGTCGATGATCCTGCCGTTCGGATGTACCGGCTGAATGCCCGGGCTTTGAAAGCGGGAACGCCGGAATGGTCTACCCCGTTTGATCTTCGGACGATTTCGAAGGATGATCTGCCGCTTGTCGAGATAGCCTACAGCTATCAGGAAGCGGGTGGCGGAGCGATTCGCGCCTTAGTAGAAGACGGCGCCAAAGGGATTGTTACTGCCGGAACGGGAGCGGGAGGCATTTCCTCGAAGATGAGCCAGGCGCGCAGCGCGGCGATTCAGAAAGGCGTTATCTTTGTTACGACAACCCGGACAGGCTCGGGCACGATGAGCGGCAGCAGCAACGGAATTATTGCCGGGGATAACCTGAACCCGCAGCATGCTCGCATGATGCTTCTACTGTCGCTGGCCTTTTCAAACGATTTTAATACGATAAAAGATTGGTTTGAGACGGTTGGGGCGCAGGATATCGTGATGGACGATGCGGCTCCGCCGGTATGGCCGGCAAATGCGGCGCTTACCTCGGATGCGCAGACGACGGACAGCATTGCTTTAGGCTGGCCGCAAGCAACGGATTTGACCCGCGTAGCGGGTTATGCGATCTATAAAGGAACAGAGGAGACGCCTCTTGCCAAGGTTGCTTCCTCCGTAAGAACGTATACCGCAAAGGGTCTTGGTTCCAATACGTCTTATTCCTTTACGGTCAAAGCCTTTGACGATAAAGGAAATGAGAGCGTTGGCCTGGCCGCTACATTTAAGACGGGCTCAACTGGCTCCGGATCAGGCGGTGGAGGGACAGTCACTCCTCCAAGCAGCAACGAACTTACTGTTCCGTCCGGCGGATCCGGCGAGCTGAGTGTCTTCGACAACAGCCTTACGGTGAAGGTGCCAAGCGGGGCAGCCAAGGAACAGCTTATCATCACCATTCAAAAGCTGACGCAGGCGGGCGGACTTATCGATGCGGATGATGTATTGCTGTCTTCGATATTTGAAGTAGTCAAAAATAAAGCGGGTAACTTCCTTGTCCCTGTAACGCTGACCTTCAAATTTGACGCCTCGCTGGTCAAGGAAGGCAAAAAGCCGTCAGTCTTCTATTATGATGAGGCTAAGAAGCAATGGATTGAGATGGGCGGAACGGTTAACGGCAGCACGATCTCCGTAGCAACCGACCATTTCACGAAGTTTGCCGTATTTGCGGTGGATGCCGGACCTGCTGCACCTGACTTCTCCGACATTGCCGGACACTGGGCGGCAGCTTCAATCCGGAGCGCGGTATCAGCCGGTATCGTGAACGGCTACAACGACGGTACCTTCAAGCCGGAGCTTACCGTAACCCGCGAAGAGTTTATCGCGATGCTGATGCGCGCGCTTAAACCTGCTGAGCCGGGAGCGGACTTGACCTTCAAGGATCATGCTTCAATCGGCGCATGGGCGAAGGCTGCCGTTGCGCAAGCGGTCAGCGCAGGAATTACGGGCGGTTATCCGGATGGAACGTTTAAGCCGGGAAATAAGATCAGCCGCGCCGAGATGGTCGTGATGATCGCGAAGGCTCTCAAGCTGACAATAGCGGAAGAGGCCGTGACGAGCTTCTCCGACAATGCTGATATCCCAGCATGGGCAAGAGGCGCGGTGAAAGCGGTGGCGGACAAAGGCATTATCCAGGGCCGTCTGAACAATCGTTTCGTTCCTGCGGGAACGGCAACCAGAGCGGAAGCCATTACGGTTATCATGAAGCTGCTCGATACCAAATAAGATGCGATAAAAGCTGCTCTGCAGGGTTCACACGGCCTTGCGGAGCAGCTTTTTCAAATTATTACTAATACAAGCTCCAGCTTGTCAAACTAGTCCGCATAATTGGCCAAGTCCCCTCATAGACATGTTACCAGTGGGAAAAACATTGTGAAGAGGGGATGATTGTAATGCGTCGCATGACATGGGCAGCGGCAATCTTGTTAGTGTTTTCACTCGTACTTAGCGCATGCGGGAAGAAGGACGCCGAGTCCGTTGTCAAGGAGCTCGACAAGGTTGTGAACAACATGGAGAGCTACCAAGGGACAGGCACAATGAAACTTCATACGGGCCAGCAGGAACTGACTTACAACGTAGAAGTTTCTTACCAGAAGCCCCATTATTACCGCATTAAATTAACGAATGCAGAGAAGGATATTACACAAATTGTTCTGCGCAACGATGACGGCGTGTTTGTTCTTACGCCGCGCCTGAACAAAGTGTTCCGCTTCCAAAGCGACTGGCCGCAAAATCAAGGGCAGGTATATCTCTATCAGACGCTTATTCAAAGCATTCTGACAGA
This region of Paenibacillus sp. JDR-2 genomic DNA includes:
- a CDS encoding asparaginase domain-containing protein, with product MTVISNNRMLRRFLSPLLILALLSGFMGYARAAEEAAPQLPTFDIPALSAESIASSLPNIMVVATGGTIAGAASRGDKTNFQNYAAGTYKMADMVAQLPTHKNADVSTFQFGNKGSGGYSMKDLYDLSLAVDQALEVYDGVVVTTGTDTMEEIAYFLDLTVRSEKPVVVTGAMRPWDVIGTDGPANLYQAIKVAASNKTKWYGTVIMLNDVIQAAREVTKSNAHRLDTFDTPMFGALGYVDDPAVRMYRLNARALKAGTPEWSTPFDLRTISKDDLPLVEIAYSYQEAGGGAIRALVEDGAKGIVTAGTGAGGISSKMSQARSAAIQKGVIFVTTTRTGSGTMSGSSNGIIAGDNLNPQHARMMLLLSLAFSNDFNTIKDWFETVGAQDIVMDDAAPPVWPANAALTSDAQTTDSIALGWPQATDLTRVAGYAIYKGTEETPLAKVASSVRTYTAKGLGSNTSYSFTVKAFDDKGNESVGLAATFKTGSTGSGSGGGGTVTPPSSNELTVPSGGSGELSVFDNSLTVKVPSGAAKEQLIITIQKLTQAGGLIDADDVLLSSIFEVVKNKAGNFLVPVTLTFKFDASLVKEGKKPSVFYYDEAKKQWIEMGGTVNGSTISVATDHFTKFAVFAVDAGPAAPDFSDIAGHWAAASIRSAVSAGIVNGYNDGTFKPELTVTREEFIAMLMRALKPAEPGADLTFKDHASIGAWAKAAVAQAVSAGITGGYPDGTFKPGNKISRAEMVVMIAKALKLTIAEEAVTSFSDNADIPAWARGAVKAVADKGIIQGRLNNRFVPAGTATRAEAITVIMKLLDTK
- a CDS encoding asparaginase, with protein sequence MTNVVRGVLGKRFIVLLVLLSMAAGTVGIVVSRNLANAAEPVQLPTFNIPPVSAEFEASEKPNVLVIATGGTIAGAARNGDKTNFQNYAAGTYTMADMVSQLPVHKTADVSTFQFGNKGSGSYSIKDLYDLSLAVDTALADYDSVVVTTGTDTMEEIAYFLDLTVRSEKPVVVTGAMRPWDVIGTDAPANLYQAIKVASSNKTKWFGTVLMLNDVIYAAREVTKTNAHRLDTFDAPMFGALGYVDDPAVRIYRAPARAIKAGTDGWATPFDLKTISKDSLPVVEIAYSYQEAGGGAIRGFVEDGAKGIVTAGTGAGGISSKMSQARSAAIQKGVVFVTTTRTGSGTMYDSGTSATIGGDNLNAAHARMLLLLSLAFTSDLPTIHSWFQSFGTGDVEISVDENTVLKTSIEEEALVEEPVVEVPASEEPSVEPSAEPSAEPVETEPVESVPAVEEPVGVK